The Parus major isolate Abel chromosome 4, Parus_major1.1, whole genome shotgun sequence genome has a window encoding:
- the GRPEL1 gene encoding grpE protein homolog 1, mitochondrial: MAAVAQCVRGALRPRLPLLNVALRTSPRLLCAATQQKNTGQNLEEDQNQSQNEQKVEPSSAEKLLAEEKAKLEEQLKEVNDKYKRALADAENVRQRSQKLVEEAKLYGIQSFCKDLLEVADILEKATESVPKEEIKDENPHLKNLYEGLVMTEIQIQKVFKKHGLLRLDPVGAKFDPYEHEALFHAPVEGQEPGTIALVSKVGYKLHGRTLRPALVGVVKDA; the protein is encoded by the exons ATGGCGGCCGTGGCCCAGTGCGTGCGGGGTGCGCTGCGCCCGCGTCTCCCGCTACTGAACGTCGCGCTGAG AACATCTCCACGACTGCTTTGTGCagcaacacagcagaaaaatactgGCCAGAACTTGGAAGAGGACCAGAATCAGAGCCAAAATGAGCAGAAGGTGgaacccagctctgctgaaaaaCTGTTAGCTGAAGAAAAGGCCAAACTGGAAGAACAACTAAAAGAAGTTAAT GACAAGTACAAGCGTGCCTTGGCAGATGCAGAAAACGTGAGGCAAAGGAGCCAGAAACTGGTAGAAGAGGCAAAGTTATACG GGATCCAGAGCTTCTGTAAGGACTTACTAGAAGTTGCAGACATTTtggaaaaagcaacagaaagcgttccaaaagaagaaattaaggaTGAAAACCCTCACTTGAAGAACTTATATGAAGGTCTTGTGATGACAGAAATACAGATTCAGAAAGTGTTTAAAAAGCATGGCCTGCTCAGACTGGACCCTGTCGGAGCCAAGTTCGATCCCTATGAACACGAAGCGCTGTTCCATGCTCCCGTGGAGGGGCAGGAGCCTGGCACTATCGCGCTGGTATCCAAGGTTGGCTATAAGCTGCACGGGCGCACGCTGCGGCCCGCCCTGGTGGGTGTTGTGAAAGATGCTTAG